A stretch of Castanea sativa cultivar Marrone di Chiusa Pesio chromosome 2, ASM4071231v1 DNA encodes these proteins:
- the LOC142623522 gene encoding uncharacterized protein LOC142623522, whose protein sequence is MKGPIPTGEKPPVLFREDSSYALEKLSSILAADDYEDLGNHATEAMGETGLFNIAQAMLMMKGLMGRCLNHETIMDRLRMKNKTMEDELHDLKTWKINTDRKLKCSEQVRGELEKENEQLRQILKDKEKELTDTKTQLRDAKEVAVQEYRDSDLLLAELRSSFADGFDDAIRQVKSSYPDPDVSHVSIDAQGQTLA, encoded by the exons ATGAAGGGCCCAATTCCTAccggggagaaaccacccgttctctttCGAGAAGACTCAAGTTATGCCCTGGAAAAACTCTCGTCCATCCTGGCGGCCGACGATTATGAGGACCTTGGCAACCATGCGACagaggcgatgggagagacgggccTCTTTAATATTGCACAG GCCATGCTGATGATGAAAGGGCTAATgggccgttgtctcaatcacgAGACAATTATGGACCGTCTTAGGATGAAGAataagacgatggaggatgagcttcacGACCTGAAGACCTGGAAGATCAATACGGATAGAAAGCTTAAGTGCTCGGAGCAGGTTAGAGGTGAGCTGGAGAAGGAGAATGAGCAGTTGCGTCAAATTTTAAAAGACAAGGAAAAAGAGCTGACGGACACGAAGACCCAACTTCGCGATGCAAAAGAAGTTGCGGTCCAGGAGTATCGCGACTCCGACCTTCTTTTGGCAGAGCTTAGGAGTTCCTTCGCTGACGGATTCGACGATGCCATCCGTCAGGTCAAGTCCTCGTATCCCGACCCAGACGTGTCTCATGTCTCCATCgacgctcaagggcaaacacttgcgTAG